CGACGGCGACCTGATCGTCTACCACTACTACGACGGCAACGACAACGGCACTCCCAAGCTCGGCATCAACCTGCTGAACTGGAGCAGCGGTTGGCCGGTCGCCTACTGACGGCCGGCCGGGCGCGGACTCAGCGGGTGTCGCCGAGCGAGACCAGCAGGGTGCGCAGCACGCGGGTGAGGTCCTCGCGGTCGGCCGGAGTCAGGCCCGCGAGGATCTTCCGCTGGTTCTGGACGTGTCCTTCCACGACCCGGTCGACCAGCTCGCGCCCCTCGTCGGTGAGCGCGATGTGCAGGCTGCGCCGGTCGCCGGGCACGGACTCGCGGGTGACCAGACCGCGGGCGACCAGCCGGTCGATACGGTTGGTGAGCGCGGCCGAGCCGATCATGATGCTGCCGGCCAGCGCCTTGGCCGTGAGCGGCTGCCCGCTGCGGCGCAGGGTCGCCAGCACGTCGAACTCCCACGTCTCCATGTCGTACTGCGTGAAGTAGTCCTTGAGCCTGACGTTCACCAGCCGTGCCAGCCGCAGGATGCGGCCGACCGTGCCCATGGCGTCGAGGTCGAGGTCAGTGCGCTGGGCGGCCCACTGGTCCATGAACTCGTCGA
Above is a window of Streptomyces griseorubiginosus DNA encoding:
- a CDS encoding MarR family transcriptional regulator, with amino-acid sequence MRDAVDEFMDQWAAQRTDLDLDAMGTVGRILRLARLVNVRLKDYFTQYDMETWEFDVLATLRRSGQPLTAKALAGSIMIGSAALTNRIDRLVARGLVTRESVPGDRRSLHIALTDEGRELVDRVVEGHVQNQRKILAGLTPADREDLTRVLRTLLVSLGDTR